TCCTGCCAGTTTTCCAGCTTTTGTAGGGAAAATTTCTGGGCAAGCGATATTTCATGGGCATACGTACACACTTGAAGCTCAAATGGAGACATATACAGTTTCTTTTCACATACATCCACAAATTTTTCTAAGTCCTGTTGCTCTTTCGTCCATTCCTCTGAAACGCGGTCGTAAAAGGCTGTAATCTCTTCTTCTGGATACTCTTTCTCTTGGACCGTCATATTATGAAGTTTGGCCAGTTCTTTAAACATCATGCTGTCTTTAAAGTCCAGTTCCCGCTCTTCATTATCCTCAATCCACGGCATCAAGTAGTATGCATCAGAATAACTCTCAATAAAATAATAACCCTGCCTTGTTTGATAGATGGGAACAACCGTCTTGATACCGCGCTGGAATAGGGAATGAATATTGCGGAACAACGGATATGCCTGCTCTTTGTTAATTCTTTTGAGGGCAAACGCACCCTTATTCGTTGCAATCCTCCATACCCCACTATGCTGTTCTATATATTCAGGTACGATGCCATATTGATATACTAACTCTTCCACGCTTTGCTCATTTGTCTGCATCGCGAAAACTCACTTCCTCTGATATTTTCAGGTAAAAAAGAAGTGAGAAAAGGTCACCCCTTCCTCACTTTCCTCTCGAAGCCGGTTATTGACTCTTAGAGGACGCCTTTACCGGAATATATAACAATTGCCCTTCATTGATGTGATCATCTGTTGAAAGCCTATTGACTCTTATCAGCTGTTGAATGGATACATCATATCGCTCAGCAATATGGTCCATGGATTCCCCTTGCTGGACAATGCATATTTTCAGCTTAGTGAAATCATCTCCACCTTCATCCGCAAAAATTTTGGTCAAGGATAGGTCATTTTCATCTCGCGGTTCATCGGAATAATCCTCATATTGTTGAGGATCTGCTACCGCTTGTTGCCCCTTCCTTTTATCAAAGAAAGATACTACATTTGATGCTTCTTCCTCGTCCTGAGAGTGTGTACCTGCATGTAGTGAATGCAGCGGGGCATAAGC
This window of the Sutcliffiella horikoshii genome carries:
- the ysxE gene encoding spore coat protein YsxE gives rise to the protein MEELVYQYGIVPEYIEQHSGVWRIATNKGAFALKRINKEQAYPLFRNIHSLFQRGIKTVVPIYQTRQGYYFIESYSDAYYLMPWIEDNEERELDFKDSMMFKELAKLHNMTVQEKEYPEEEITAFYDRVSEEWTKEQQDLEKFVDVCEKKLYMSPFELQVCTYAHEISLAQKFSLQKLENWQEAVKETKKHRVAMTHGRVSFHHFVKDSEGRGYFISWERAKQAAPANDIISFYQRYLRTYPLFCDDCIDWFYEYQKGFSLQEYEKDLTLSYLSHPASFMQAVGQFQQPPNPNQRNAPSERELVKRIQGSYWLAKNIEYVAGRINQIEEQNKNKEAQTS